A window from Ureaplasma parvum serovar 3 str. ATCC 27815 encodes these proteins:
- a CDS encoding MSC_0624 family F1-like ATPase-associated membrane protein: MMNTKTFTSVNRVIYDDNYSLKQQQKSSFINQFLKGLLSAITLLFFILLLIFAENTLFGLGFGDENKSMMISKSLNAFFDLHSPKYLQLNFLIVFRFFILSFTLFYTLIKNFTNLYWHRATIKKYLPWFVLYLVIATISFLLFFTFFSVWPKEVFNLVFLLLVLFLLNLSYEIFNYFISKKTNPLLYDNYKNLIIAMVFQALLLLFVIITPLVWINTGKSPNFLFVDNRFYTRIVDIFTVQSGKNFIILIAFFFFLITFIVLANTNFFALVINKRYDRNYVKNNLWFILLLFSAIFIWLLRVFAYKHENENLPVGNNHLLWVYILQSFFAIIILILYMVFTLKKRLSVKSSLNTLLNLVVTQTILSLSLFLVTLFNSKSVVSLINVFITITVQMSVFGIYIFQNKNISTKLLVLLKVIMILIILTAAIVGFDYLLTSDHHNNYLFSNIQPKMNLVQIMLLLNFSLNFTLISYLTIKFAMVIFKINKLNKELNNEKK; this comes from the coding sequence ATGATGAATACAAAAACATTTACTTCCGTTAATAGAGTAATTTATGATGATAACTATTCGCTAAAGCAACAACAAAAAAGTAGCTTTATCAATCAATTTTTAAAAGGATTGTTATCTGCTATTACTTTATTATTCTTTATTTTACTTTTAATCTTTGCTGAAAATACGTTGTTTGGTTTAGGTTTTGGTGATGAGAATAAATCAATGATGATTTCAAAATCGCTAAATGCTTTTTTTGATTTACACAGCCCTAAATATTTACAACTTAACTTTTTAATTGTATTTCGCTTTTTTATTTTAAGTTTTACACTGTTTTATACCTTAATCAAAAATTTCACAAATCTTTATTGGCATCGAGCAACCATTAAAAAATACTTACCATGATTCGTTTTATATTTAGTGATTGCAACAATTAGTTTCTTACTATTTTTTACTTTTTTTAGTGTTTGACCAAAAGAAGTTTTTAATTTAGTATTTTTACTATTAGTGTTATTTTTATTAAATTTAAGTTATGAAATATTTAATTATTTTATTTCTAAAAAAACTAACCCTTTATTATACGATAATTATAAAAATTTAATTATTGCCATGGTTTTTCAAGCGTTATTACTATTATTTGTAATAATTACCCCCCTTGTATGAATTAATACAGGTAAAAGTCCTAACTTTTTATTTGTTGATAATCGTTTCTACACACGCATAGTTGATATCTTCACTGTTCAATCAGGTAAAAATTTTATTATTTTAATTGCTTTCTTCTTCTTTTTAATTACATTTATTGTTTTAGCAAATACTAATTTTTTCGCTTTAGTAATTAATAAACGTTACGATCGTAATTATGTTAAGAATAATTTATGATTTATTTTACTTTTATTTAGTGCTATATTTATTTGATTATTAAGAGTTTTTGCATATAAGCACGAAAATGAAAATCTACCGGTTGGTAACAACCATTTATTATGAGTTTATATTTTACAAAGTTTTTTTGCAATAATCATATTAATACTATATATGGTATTCACTTTAAAAAAACGCTTAAGCGTAAAGAGTAGTTTAAATACTTTATTAAATTTAGTAGTCACTCAAACAATTCTAAGTTTAAGCTTGTTTTTAGTAACATTATTTAATTCTAAGAGTGTGGTTTCTTTAATTAATGTTTTTATTACAATTACTGTACAAATGAGTGTGTTTGGAATCTACATATTTCAAAATAAAAACATTTCAACTAAATTATTGGTGCTATTAAAGGTTATTATGATTTTAATTATTTTAACCGCAGCAATTGTAGGTTTTGATTATTTATTAACATCTGATCATCATAATAACTATTTATTCTCAAACATTCAACCGAAAATGAATTTAGTACAAATCATGTTGTTATTAAATTTTAGTTTGAATTTTACTTTAATTAGTTATTTAACAATTAAATTTGCAATGGTAATTTTTAAAATCAATAAGCTAAATAAGGAGTTAAACAATGAAAAAAAATAA
- a CDS encoding DUF2714 domain-containing protein gives MKKNKSNLTPTTNYFDVFNTYKEKKASVDLITYEELMASVLFDNKLGFESEVYLDFVKKFTLAFEKKLDIWFENFIINFNLNLKFSTTIMIPILVTKANSTTDAINFRNDQNPVYNNFLISYNQKIKKLLLQNHPVQILPHLILFKSNLNGSLVLVFSEKIIASIEQKSGN, from the coding sequence ATGAAAAAAAATAAATCTAATCTGACACCTACAACAAATTATTTTGATGTATTTAATACTTATAAAGAGAAAAAAGCAAGTGTTGATTTAATTACATATGAAGAATTAATGGCATCAGTTTTATTTGATAATAAATTAGGTTTTGAATCAGAGGTTTATTTAGATTTTGTTAAAAAATTTACATTAGCTTTTGAAAAAAAACTAGATATTTGATTTGAAAATTTTATTATTAATTTCAATTTAAATTTAAAATTTTCAACAACTATTATGATTCCAATATTAGTAACTAAAGCTAATTCTACAACTGATGCAATTAATTTTAGAAATGATCAAAATCCTGTTTATAATAATTTTTTAATTTCATATAACCAAAAAATTAAAAAATTATTACTTCAAAATCATCCTGTTCAAATTCTTCCTCATTTGATTTTATTTAAATCAAATCTTAATGGTAGTTTAGTGCTCGTATTTAGTGAAAAAATTATCGCTTCAATTGAACAAAAATCAGGAAATTAA
- a CDS encoding MSC_0622 family F1-like ATPase gamma subunit, which produces MQLKDLINKKKNLNNINLKVSNERNIFLINIMKLNQRLTFFSKNAFEIKESILSLKRIYNIKHDMLRHEERKIFKFLNKINDRVLWIYLTEEQKYSTDSYSRYEQKILKTIKSNRDDFILIGQGAIEFGKNHNLNVLQTFNDSNIKNLTTQLTKMIMILYTFDNYKKVNFVINSNKNYDGHFTILPMNEFSFDKFINLQKCDSNIIDFQKVKIYPNLNEFINVQINVFLVNIINTLITESSFYKTKNGLVATNNILKELDDNLSKIQRKITRVKTELQIEEINLLARQNMNEDDNDNDGGVYES; this is translated from the coding sequence ATGCAATTAAAAGATTTAATTAATAAAAAAAAGAATTTAAATAATATTAATTTAAAAGTGAGTAACGAACGTAATATTTTTTTAATTAATATTATGAAACTAAATCAGCGATTAACTTTTTTTAGTAAAAATGCTTTTGAAATAAAAGAATCAATTCTAAGTTTAAAGCGTATTTATAATATTAAACATGATATGTTAAGACATGAGGAACGAAAGATTTTTAAGTTTTTAAATAAAATTAATGATCGTGTTTTATGGATTTATTTAACTGAAGAGCAAAAATATAGTACTGATTCATATTCGCGTTATGAACAAAAAATCTTAAAAACGATTAAATCAAATCGTGATGATTTTATTTTGATCGGTCAAGGAGCAATTGAATTTGGTAAGAATCATAATTTAAATGTTCTGCAAACATTTAATGACTCAAATATTAAAAATTTAACTACACAATTAACTAAAATGATTATGATTTTATATACTTTTGATAATTATAAAAAAGTTAATTTTGTTATTAATTCTAATAAAAACTATGATGGACACTTTACTATATTACCAATGAATGAATTTAGTTTTGATAAATTTATTAATTTACAAAAATGCGATTCTAATATTATTGATTTTCAAAAAGTAAAAATTTATCCAAATTTAAATGAATTTATTAATGTCCAAATTAATGTTTTCTTAGTTAATATTATTAATACTTTAATTACTGAATCATCTTTTTATAAAACAAAAAATGGACTAGTAGCTACTAATAATATCCTAAAAGAACTAGATGATAACCTTTCAAAAATTCAACGTAAAATTACACGTGTAAAGACAGAGTTGCAAATTGAAGAAATAAATTTATTAGCAAGACAAAATATGAATGAAGATGATAATGATAACGATGGTGGTGTTTATGAATCATAA
- a CDS encoding MSC_0621 family F1-like ATPase epsilon subunit yields the protein MNHNYNIQITLLENKKFNIDNGLLYVNVNEENTWQKIENNTVLAYEIILLKIVDDDYKKTFYLFLKNTHISVLNNIVKIQALNDLHFFIKDGLNKKNNHKKELVDKYKNITNNILELEAKQQLGLTLSEFLDLDNLKQEQYITNMQIRLNLVEYKKDEK from the coding sequence ATGAATCATAATTATAATATTCAAATTACATTACTTGAAAACAAAAAGTTTAATATTGATAATGGTTTATTATATGTAAATGTTAATGAAGAAAATACATGACAAAAAATTGAAAACAACACCGTTTTAGCCTATGAAATAATCTTATTAAAAATAGTTGATGATGATTATAAAAAAACTTTTTATTTATTTCTAAAAAACACACATATTTCTGTTTTAAATAACATCGTTAAAATTCAAGCATTAAATGATTTACATTTCTTTATTAAAGATGGATTAAACAAAAAAAATAATCATAAAAAAGAGTTGGTAGATAAATATAAAAATATTACTAATAATATTTTAGAACTTGAAGCTAAACAACAATTAGGATTAACTCTAAGTGAATTTTTAGATCTTGATAATCTAAAACAAGAACAATATATAACTAATATGCAAATTAGATTAAATTTAGTGGAGTATAAAAAAGATGAGAAATAA
- a CDS encoding MSC_0620 family F1-like ATPase-associated subunit → MRNKLKIKLKFLASLATIPIVASPLIFSVAANEDGKQENNNGNNHDPNQQKKPKIPKNDPNFNTFKTDADKTVKDSLEKGINAAIVYVKSRQEEILENKEIEFKKKIQQLIYLKNLQSYLEKNKENILKNPNDYGFYLNTPQILGTLKNYDIKDIEFNGETYKQIKVGKTDPLNYQKAVAPKGKISDVQSDQINDVEETKYKDTLKKYESEFLKEINKLIYDENDVPQINKDVELTRDEKGQFNTTLPKGYNDWNAYFISKIKDRVTAFDLKQNQQTNEDKQEEQPNEQKDPDTPPPLPPPLVEGDHNEIDLPPTQANAIISSLPLLLPYISPIYSNESLSGLKSKFDSLKPELKQTLFYFNNPINTRYLYSVLDFGVNGSSMINIKVKIIDQVNPKLQRTYIINKYDPILDINFNSLKLNEVNAIKQIFVNLYKHLGLDEKIDYKKLRNFYIRNALFTMIEAAQKLILRFNQIDKDNKIIGQKTFATLQNEYLEKYKQKLVNNTDDKERLLNEFNNLTKENFFRYLNNTLINNDYYWYQLVGAYKQVSLQFSEVLRLNKDKIKANIASIKGDENTIANLYKLNNQLIYQLSAIVAQRSFNSQQWYQSYLNVLQPIKENFDLMSILTNQTDIKTNKDKAKDFKNAYDSALKSLERQKQVNKQIRRKIGIAFIVISLLVLIINLIIYGLIKKLKNKKVILIINSVIMVLTIIVLIMGIILII, encoded by the coding sequence ATGAGAAATAAATTGAAAATAAAATTAAAATTTTTAGCTTCACTAGCAACAATACCAATTGTAGCTTCACCATTAATTTTTTCTGTTGCAGCTAATGAGGATGGTAAACAAGAAAACAATAATGGTAATAATCATGATCCTAATCAACAAAAAAAACCAAAAATTCCTAAAAACGATCCTAATTTTAATACTTTTAAAACTGATGCTGATAAAACTGTTAAAGATAGTTTAGAAAAAGGAATTAATGCTGCTATTGTTTATGTAAAATCACGTCAAGAAGAAATTTTAGAAAATAAAGAAATTGAGTTTAAGAAAAAAATTCAACAACTAATTTATTTAAAAAATCTGCAGTCATATCTTGAGAAAAATAAAGAAAACATCTTAAAAAATCCTAATGATTATGGTTTTTATTTAAATACTCCTCAAATTTTAGGAACTCTTAAAAATTATGATATTAAAGATATTGAGTTTAATGGAGAAACATATAAGCAAATCAAAGTTGGCAAAACTGATCCTTTAAATTATCAAAAAGCCGTTGCTCCAAAAGGAAAAATTAGTGATGTACAAAGTGATCAAATTAATGATGTTGAAGAAACAAAATACAAAGATACGTTAAAAAAATATGAATCTGAATTTTTAAAAGAAATTAATAAATTAATTTATGATGAAAATGATGTTCCACAAATTAACAAAGATGTTGAGTTAACACGTGATGAAAAAGGACAATTTAATACAACTTTACCTAAAGGTTATAATGATTGAAACGCTTATTTTATTTCTAAAATAAAAGATCGTGTTACAGCATTTGATTTAAAACAAAATCAACAAACAAACGAAGATAAACAAGAAGAACAGCCAAATGAGCAAAAAGATCCCGATACACCACCACCATTACCACCACCATTAGTAGAAGGCGATCATAATGAAATAGATCTTCCCCCAACACAAGCTAATGCTATTATTTCTTCTTTACCACTATTATTACCTTATATTAGTCCTATATATTCAAATGAATCATTAAGTGGATTAAAATCAAAATTTGATAGTTTAAAACCAGAGCTTAAACAAACATTATTTTATTTTAATAACCCAATTAACACACGTTATCTTTATAGTGTATTAGATTTTGGCGTTAATGGTAGTAGTATGATTAATATTAAAGTTAAAATTATTGATCAAGTTAATCCTAAACTACAACGTACATATATTATTAATAAATATGATCCAATTTTAGATATTAATTTTAATAGTCTAAAATTAAATGAAGTTAATGCTATTAAACAAATTTTTGTTAACTTGTATAAACATTTAGGACTAGATGAGAAAATTGATTATAAGAAATTACGTAACTTTTATATTAGAAATGCTTTATTTACAATGATTGAAGCTGCTCAAAAACTTATTTTGCGATTCAATCAAATTGATAAAGATAATAAAATTATTGGTCAAAAAACTTTTGCAACATTACAAAATGAATATTTAGAAAAATACAAACAAAAACTTGTAAACAACACCGATGATAAGGAAAGATTATTAAATGAGTTTAATAATTTAACAAAAGAAAATTTCTTTCGTTATTTAAATAACACTTTAATCAATAATGATTATTATTGATATCAACTAGTTGGTGCTTATAAACAAGTTAGCTTACAGTTTAGTGAAGTTCTTCGATTAAATAAAGATAAAATTAAAGCTAATATTGCAAGTATTAAAGGTGATGAAAACACCATTGCAAATTTATATAAATTAAATAACCAATTAATTTATCAATTATCGGCGATTGTTGCACAACGTAGTTTTAATTCTCAACAATGATATCAGTCATATTTAAATGTTTTACAACCGATTAAAGAAAATTTTGATTTAATGTCTATATTAACAAATCAAACCGATATTAAAACAAATAAGGACAAAGCTAAGGATTTTAAAAATGCATATGATAGTGCTTTAAAATCTCTTGAAAGACAAAAACAAGTAAATAAACAAATTCGTCGTAAGATTGGAATTGCGTTTATAGTAATTAGCTTACTGGTTTTAATAATTAATTTAATTATTTATGGATTGATTAAAAAACTAAAAAATAAAAAAGTTATTCTAATTATTAATAGTGTGATAATGGTGTTGACAATCATTGTTTTAATAATGGGAATTATTCTAATAATTTAG
- a CDS encoding MSC_0619 family F1-like ATPase alpha subunit — translation MQNTKANPRIKSIFNYIVTVSGIYDYQHHQIFVLKNDPTVKLFVISAKEDLAYLLISNEHANINIGDEIIETNREENVVTDLNYFGKIIDINNNFIWPKPLNNLPSAKIAQTNPAFGLAHNLMTVKTLNEQLNTGIVAIDLLIPIGKGQRELIIGDRQTGKTHIALNTIINQSRAGTKCIYVAIGQKRESLTTVYETLKAHDALKNTIIIDAPLTAYEQYLAPYIGMAHAENLSYQDDVLIVFDDLTKHANIIREMALLTNKPVGKEAMPSDVFFSHSSLLERAGSFKNRKTITALPILQTVDGDITSLISSNIISITDGQIVTSTDLFAAGKVPAINIDLSVSRTGSSVQSRMITKVAGEINKIFRQYKRHLKLAMLDYEFNKETSLLLHKGKLIDKMFLQKGFSLFSYRFIVLSTKLIAWGILKGVKDEQKAFMLLDYAINNYEDAQKAFNTISTTQNYDDKIMKNYFAFILKQYSDYLNLNWEVELEHSFIPLQNEFLMNVAKFLGDK, via the coding sequence ATGCAAAACACTAAGGCAAACCCTCGTATTAAATCGATTTTTAACTATATTGTAACTGTTAGTGGAATCTATGATTATCAACATCATCAAATATTTGTTTTAAAAAATGATCCAACAGTAAAATTATTTGTTATTTCAGCAAAAGAAGATCTTGCTTATTTATTAATTAGCAATGAACATGCTAATATTAATATCGGCGATGAAATCATTGAAACAAATCGTGAAGAAAATGTTGTTACTGATTTAAATTATTTCGGGAAGATTATAGATATTAATAATAATTTTATTTGACCAAAACCACTTAATAATCTTCCATCAGCAAAAATTGCTCAAACTAATCCTGCATTTGGTTTAGCTCATAATTTAATGACAGTGAAAACTTTAAATGAGCAATTAAATACTGGAATTGTAGCAATTGATTTATTAATTCCGATTGGCAAAGGACAAAGGGAATTAATTATTGGTGATCGTCAAACTGGAAAAACGCATATTGCTTTAAATACTATTATTAATCAAAGCCGTGCTGGCACAAAATGTATTTATGTAGCAATTGGTCAAAAACGCGAATCATTAACTACTGTTTATGAAACTTTAAAGGCTCATGACGCATTAAAAAACACAATTATTATCGATGCTCCTTTAACAGCATATGAACAATATTTAGCACCATATATTGGAATGGCTCATGCTGAAAACTTATCGTATCAAGATGATGTATTAATTGTATTTGATGATCTAACAAAACACGCTAATATTATTCGTGAAATGGCTTTATTAACAAATAAACCAGTTGGTAAAGAAGCAATGCCTTCAGATGTATTCTTCTCACATTCATCATTACTTGAACGTGCTGGTTCATTCAAAAATCGTAAAACAATTACTGCTTTGCCGATTTTACAAACAGTTGATGGGGATATTACTTCATTAATCTCTTCAAATATTATTTCTATTACTGATGGTCAAATTGTAACTTCAACTGATTTATTTGCTGCTGGTAAAGTTCCTGCTATTAATATTGATTTATCAGTTTCAAGAACAGGTTCAAGTGTACAATCAAGAATGATTACTAAAGTAGCAGGTGAAATTAATAAAATTTTTAGACAATACAAACGTCATTTAAAATTAGCAATGTTAGATTATGAATTTAATAAAGAAACTAGCCTTTTATTGCATAAAGGTAAATTAATAGATAAAATGTTTTTACAAAAAGGTTTCTCTTTATTTTCATACCGTTTTATTGTTTTAAGTACTAAGCTAATTGCCTGAGGCATTTTAAAAGGTGTTAAAGATGAACAAAAAGCATTTATGTTGTTAGATTATGCGATTAATAATTATGAAGATGCTCAAAAAGCATTCAATACTATTTCAACAACTCAAAATTATGATGATAAAATTATGAAAAACTACTTTGCTTTCATCCTAAAACAATACTCTGATTACTTAAATTTAAATTGAGAAGTTGAATTAGAACATAGTTTTATTCCTTTACAAAATGAGTTTTTAATGAATGTAGCAAAATTTTTAGGAGATAAATAA
- a CDS encoding MSC_0618 family F1-like ATPase beta subunit: MNNGRVIKIWSDIVEIEFKNSLPALNHLLTTHDGNTFLLVKRLVDATHARAIVVYASKDLAINDIVINTNKSFMVPVGNDSKNNIYNFWGHPLLETNKTPKYVEMNSTILNERYVDKSIEIVETGIKAIDFFMPILKGYKLGIFGGAGVGKTVLMKEIIFNLNRHKQANSNIFIGSGERSREAIELYNELTASNLMPNSVMFISKMNEAPGARTSIVPIGITAAEYLRDQNKENVLLFIDNIYRFIQAENEVSTALGKKPSVGGYQSTLESDVTHIQNRLFRNKNGSITSFQTIFLPMDDLSDPSAVAVFNHLDGKLVLSRAQAAKNIFPAFDPLASSTNAIDPKIIGERHYNAIIETKKVLKAYKDLEDVILILGFDELDAESKIIVKKALQLEMFFTQNFFMTEHFTKAPGQFVPLKETVESVIRILEGKYLKQSPDVFAYIGSNKDISQDH; encoded by the coding sequence ATGAATAACGGCCGAGTTATAAAAATCTGATCAGATATTGTCGAAATTGAATTTAAAAACAGCTTACCAGCTTTAAATCACTTATTAACAACTCATGATGGCAATACTTTCTTATTAGTTAAAAGATTAGTTGATGCTACACATGCGAGAGCAATTGTTGTTTATGCATCAAAAGATTTAGCAATTAATGATATTGTTATTAATACAAACAAAAGTTTTATGGTCCCAGTTGGTAATGATTCAAAAAATAATATTTATAATTTTTGGGGACATCCTTTATTAGAAACTAATAAAACACCTAAATATGTTGAAATGAATTCAACAATTTTAAACGAGCGATATGTTGATAAAAGTATAGAAATTGTAGAGACAGGAATTAAAGCAATTGATTTTTTTATGCCAATTCTAAAAGGATATAAATTAGGAATCTTTGGTGGTGCTGGAGTTGGTAAAACAGTTTTAATGAAAGAAATCATTTTTAACTTAAACAGACATAAACAAGCAAATTCAAATATTTTTATTGGTTCAGGAGAGCGTTCACGTGAAGCAATTGAATTATATAATGAATTGACTGCTTCTAATTTAATGCCTAATTCAGTAATGTTTATTTCTAAGATGAATGAAGCTCCTGGTGCACGTACTTCAATTGTACCAATTGGAATTACTGCTGCTGAATATTTACGTGATCAAAACAAAGAAAATGTTTTATTGTTTATTGATAATATTTATCGTTTTATTCAAGCTGAAAATGAAGTTTCTACTGCATTAGGTAAAAAACCGTCTGTTGGAGGTTATCAATCAACACTAGAAAGTGATGTTACACATATTCAAAATCGATTATTTAGAAATAAAAATGGATCAATTACCTCATTTCAAACAATTTTTTTGCCAATGGATGATTTAAGTGATCCATCAGCTGTCGCTGTATTTAATCATTTAGATGGAAAATTAGTATTATCGCGAGCACAAGCTGCTAAAAATATTTTTCCAGCATTTGATCCATTAGCAAGCTCAACAAACGCTATTGATCCTAAAATTATTGGTGAACGTCATTATAATGCAATTATCGAAACTAAAAAAGTTTTAAAAGCTTATAAAGATCTAGAAGATGTTATTTTAATTTTAGGTTTTGATGAACTAGATGCTGAAAGTAAAATTATTGTTAAAAAAGCTTTACAGCTAGAAATGTTCTTTACACAAAACTTTTTTATGACTGAACATTTCACAAAAGCTCCTGGTCAGTTTGTTCCATTAAAAGAGACTGTTGAAAGTGTAATTCGTATTTTAGAAGGTAAATATTTAAAACAAAGTCCAGATGTTTTTGCCTATATTGGTTCAAATAAGGATATTTCTCAAGATCATTAA